ATTAGTGCTAGGAGTTCAAAGTGTTGTATCTGTCTCCCTTTTGTTAGTGCTCCCACTAATGGCACCACCAGAATTCAACCCTCGGAAATCCTTTACATTGATTCAATTGTAGGCCACTGCCCATTCCTGTCTCCCCTGTCAATTTATTAATCCAAGAAAGCCGAGATATGAGGATCAAAAGGCTCAATAAACTAAAAAAGATTTGTTTGGTACCACGGAAAAACAAGTCCGAAATGGTTCTGTGGCAGATCATAACAACACTTCCACACAGCACTAGCACAGTGTTAATTACCATGGGAGTGAAAGGAGATCCAGGTATCAGGAATTGTTTTAGAATTAACGGATGGTTTCTGCCGCTGGGTTTTAGTGGTGAGGGATGAAAGGTTGGTTGACTTATAGGCAAGGTGGAGAGAAACCAAAAAACCTAGCTGAAAAGGGCAAGACATTGGACCATGCAAGGAATTGAATTGATTGGGGCCTCCACATGCATCTGTTGCTGCTATGTTGATGTAACACATCTACAGTGCAGTTGACTTAAAATGTTGTGGCTAATAGCTAATGCACCTTATCATCATTGTATGGCATTTGGGTGGGGCTGCTCCATCACAACAGCTACTACGGCACCACACTTTCTCTACCACCGAGTAAGCATAAAAGCTGCCTCCTCCCCCTCCCAAGTTGTACCATAGCTGTGACATTTCTAATAACAACAACAGTGGCAATGAGGTCTGCTATGGCTCCAAAGATCCAAGCCCCTCTTCTGGTTTGCCTGTTACTactcatttccttgttatccTCAGGTACGCTATCTAATTCATTAATGTCACGTCGATAAATCTACTAGCTTGTGAATTTAGTCTAACACCACCTCTCTATGTTTTCCTTAGGCATAGCTGAAGGCTTGAACCACAAGGTGAACCCTTACTCACTTCACAAGGTATGTGGTGTTGTATCatgcattaaatgttttatgCAACAGACGGGAAGCAAAATTGACAGTAGCATGACAACATGCAATAGTATTCTATGTTAGTTGAcaatctcacataatgaaaataaacttTAGGCAGAGAAAGAAACCAAAGACAATTTTGGGTTTTTTCTACagatttaatacaaaaattttcatcttttgCTGACGAACTCTATGTGTTTTGTGAAGGATCATATCCAAATGAATGCAAGGAAGCTTTTGGTGCATGATGTGCTGGATTATGATTATACAGGACCTAATCCTAAGCATGATCCCAAGAAAGGAAGGTCTGGTGGTGGTGGCAGGAACCCCTGATTCTACTGAGATACTGCCTTTGAGCCTCAGCTAAATAATACCATCCTATAGAAGATTTTGATCATGTATGAAAAGACtcaattatctatatatattgtatgcaCCCTGCTCACAGGAAGGGCCATATGGGCTAAAATATTCTTTGTTGTACTTTCCTGGCCTTTTTCTGAGTATAATAAAACCAAAGTCTATCGTATCTCTCTTAAAAGAACACTTCAGCGCAGGGAGCAGCTAAAGCAAGCAGATGGTTTACTGatgcaaaattagaatttagaacTTTATTATGATGATTGTCTGAGTCAAGTTCTAAATCAAAAAATTCGAGTGTCACTCACTGCATGAATCAGGAAGCTCCAGTTTGTCTCTCTGATAATTATGAACTAACTGTTGCAGGGCTCTAAAATTCTTTTAGCTGGCAAATATAGGTACTTGTCAAGATGCCTAAAGAATAGAAACACCAGAGAAAGCAGTCAACACGTAGCATTTTTGACATACCCCGTTCACAAGGTTTGAACAATGATTTCCTTTGAGCAATGAAACTTTACTTGCTTTTGAACGTCTAAATCTGTTGGTCTAAAGATCGGAACAGGAAAGAGGTTCAACCAAAATCCTAAAGCAtgaacaataacatatcaaaccttaatctcactaggtggAGTCGGATACTTAAACTCTAActcaccaatcatttctatccatggccAACCAAATGCCTCAAGCATACTTCAGCAAAAAGTAGTGCTCTCGCCAAAGCCATCAAGGAAACATACAAAACATTTTGATGGTGCAAACATACACAATATTGTCTAgaagaaattttccagaatgATTCCCGTCTGATCACTTCTTATTATTGATAATCATCCGTCTCACATATTATTCCACTCTTTCCAGACAGATTAGTTTCTTTCAGCACAAACTTCCTGGCAATGATAATTGAGCTTTTCTCTCAACATCTTAATAGTCATCAAAAGTTATAATTGATCATTAGCTTTCCTccctttgttttccttttttgaaGATTTGTAGTATGCTTCTCTAAAACTTATTTAACccattattttcaaaaaggATAATGAGACATGCAGTAAATACTAGATAAAGAGACAACATAGCAATTTATTTTCCAGAGCTACTCATCAATCTAGCAAAAATCATTGAGAAAAGTCTCTTTGCATCTCACACAAGCTTATTATTCTTTCGTTCTCCTAAGTTGAGCTGAAACAGTTCAAATTTATAACTACAAGTGATGTTCATGGTTGTATTCTTCATACCATCTTACTCAATATTCTAAGTCTCATGACAGGAATCAACAAACTGAAGGTGATGTTTCTTCGTCATAGTGGAAATAAAACTGTTTATCAGCACTCTAGCTGGACTTTGATGATGAGATTTTCAGGTATATTGTTAGCTGGAAATGTACCTAGATCAGTTCCTGAATCAGCTGATACATTGCCAGTTGGGGTCAGGTTATTTTGTCATTTGCCTCCTTGGTTTTGTGGTTGCTTGATTATTCActgttttttaaatttgttatttgctTCGTAATGGATTTGAttcatcaaaatacaaaattaaaaatttagcacACATCCTCAATTAAAAGAACACAGACTttactttccatggaatttgctacTGAAAAATTGCTTACTAACAGTATTCTAAAACGCGGCCAAGGCAGCCACCGCGATTAAGCCCTAATTGGCACCCCTAGGTGCCgggcccgattaatcgggcccCATCGGTGCCTAGGCGGCCCAGGTGATTCCTAGCCGCCTGGGTCGCGCATGGCTTGGCGCCGCAATTTCATGCCAATCGGCATCCTAGGTGTCGGGCCCTTCGCAGCTCAACCTTGATGCTTTCTCCTATGGATTTCATCATCATCCCTAAAGGTGTGAAATTCGGCATTTGTAAGAGTCATGTAGAGATGGTTGACGAAGGTCCAACGAGTGTCCTCGCCTCTGAAGCTCAAGAACATGTCATAGTTGCCATTGCTCCGAGAAGCGGAAGAGGAGGAGGTGGGCTCTTTGCCTCTTGTAATAATAGTCAATGAATAGAGGGAGCAGAGAAGAATGGATCTGTTGGAGAAATTTAGGGGAGAGAAATTTCTAAAGTAGATGGAACTCGTTTGGAAGACGagagaaatttttttctttttttggggggggggggggggggcggcgaAAGAGaccaaagcaaagcaaaacatTGGTCAAAAAGCACATATTGAATGGGCAACTGCcaggaaatttgagagaaatttcGTAGgaaaaaaagtcaagaaaagtACAGTACCATGGGCCAAATTATTGTTAatgcaataatttaatatcTGTGACTTACTATTAGATGAAAGCACAAAATAATGCAAGGAAGCAACgaatgttacaaaataatacAGGTTTATGTTACACGTTATTGCTGAAAACAGCAGTTTTCCTAGGCCCTGCCTAGGCGCCCTAGGCACTAGGCCCTAGTCTAGTGCCTGACTAGCGCCTaacgcgttttagaacacttaTATCACATTTGTCTGcctaactaatatatatatatatctcaataCATCTGTTTTCAATCAGCAAGAAATCATTCTTAGCAGTGAGCTATTCCCAACATCATGGCTGGTACAATACTTCTTAAGGAATGTAATTGACAATTACCTGAGATTTTTCTGGGACACATCAATAGAACAAGATGTGATACATGTATATTAACTACACAGATACAGATAGAAAATAGTTCCAAGTCTGTGAGgatttatatacaaatttagTAGGCTTGAAACTCATCAAGAGAAAAAAGATGACATCCATATTCCTAATGACACAATACCTATGGTTGCAAAAGCTTGGCTGAGTTCGTAAACAATATTGTCTTTCTCCATGGGCAAACTCTCCCAACCTGTCCGCCTGGGAACAGTTTTAAGCCAACCAATCAAAGCACTTAACATCAGTATAATGGAAGTGCACCACTTTCTGAAAGCGtatatgaccaaaaaaaaaatattcaacttATTTGAATAATAGGTTGAGGGCTCAGGAATATAATGCTTTCTGATATGAAGCTTGTTTTGCCAAGCTTCTTATAAATGCTGTCTGCATAAATGGCATAAGCCCAGAAATCTAGACAATAATAGGTTCTTTTTAGTTTTGTAAATTTTCACTACACAAAGGGGGTATCATTATACCAAATTCCAACATTCTAAACTAAGGATCTCTGTAGTATTGAACTAAGTTGCATAAGACTGATTGATAAAAGTGGAAGAGAACTATacagtaaattttaaataaatagtagGGATCATTGTTGCAGTGAAAGGCCAATATAGTTAACTTGGTTTAGCTGTAGAAagtaaaatatgatattaaatgCCAAGCAAGCAAGACAATACCCCAAATCAGCAATTACAATGCTGACATTATCTTGTGAACGTTGGTCctgtaatatataaatttaattttatcagaACAGCAAAAGAATACAGGTATGGTTTAAAATTGCACAACAGAAAAATATCATGTATCAATTACCAGAGCTGCTCGTCCAAGTGCCTCACAAGCTAACTGAAATAAGACAATAGGAGTTAAAACATTTAGGATGAAACCAGTCCACAATTATGTGGGAAAAATCCTTGCCTGAACATCACCATGTTGCCGAAGTTGATTCCTAACGAAGTTAACTGCATCTGAGCTGGAAAGATAGTGAAGTTGATTACTTATACTTATACCCATATTGTGGCTTTCCAGAAAGAAGAGAAACTGGATAACTATAGTGCTAACTTAAGCTAATTTACTGTGTTTGTGTTTACAAGGCTCAAACAGGAATTAGTGGtcataaaatttatctaatatgtACCTGTTCATGTAATCCCATAAGCCATCAGATGCCAATATTACAAATTCTGTATCTGAGCCCAAAGGTACTTGATAAATATCAGGGGTAGCAGTGACAAGGTCTCCACGAAATTGTATTCTAGcacaaaataaaatgcatttaTTGTCAAACCAATCTGATGAACACCAAACTAACTAAGCTGGATTTAAAACTGCTTAAGCAAGCTAATCAACCTCCAAGTCATACAATTCATTATCATTTTGTGTTTGTGCCATATCTTGGATATGAGTTTCCACCTTCTAAGAATTTGAGTAGCAACTGCTATAAAGTTGGACATTCCTTGCATTGAGCTCATCAAGTATTTCCAGGGCACAGTACTTGTTCTAAATTTCTTATGATTATAAAAATTGACTTGTAGGAATCCAAGAAAAGGCATTGCCTGTGAAATTTAATACATGTGCATATATACATTTGCTTTCAACACAAGGAACAAAATCATCAACAAACatcatatcaagcctttatctcACTATTCACGGGATCAGCTTCATGAATTTTAGCTTGCTAGTCATTTCTCTCTCCGGCTTTCTCTTCTATAAGGCCTTTAAAACTCATATTATACTTGAGTGTTTCCCACCAAGTTCTTTTTTTGTCTCGCTCTTACCTTTTTTGCTTAATACTTGTTGCATCCTATCCACTCTCCTTCAAGGAGCCTCTAttgatcttcttctcacattaacaaaccatcttaattgtgtcACACGCACCTTATTTTCAATAGAAGCCACCTAGACCTTATTTTGAATAACCTcgtttctaattttattttttcttgtatggtttcacatccatcttaacatcctcatatACACATATTGGTGATTTAATGCCCAACATTCTGTGCTATACAACCAAGCCaatcttatagttgtcctataaaattttgcttttaCCTTTAACAAAATCTTACTGTTACATAAAATGTCATATGCACTTTTTCATTTTACCCatcctaccttaattctatgggtAACACCCTCATTAATCTTCCTATCTTTTAGGATGATTGATCCTAAATAAttgtttcaaattatttatgaaaaattacttATAGTAGAACTCAAGTTTCATCCTTGTCTACCAATAATTGCAATCATAAAGATTCCTGGAAAAGATTTAAAGGACTCATAAAGCAGTGCAAATGCACATCCTTAACTGCCCAAGGCAATTAGACTAAACTACATGAGAATGTCTTTTCTTCTAGAAATTATGTCATAAAATGGTTGATATTTGGCCTATAGGG
This genomic stretch from Diospyros lotus cultivar Yz01 chromosome 1, ASM1463336v1, whole genome shotgun sequence harbors:
- the LOC127804874 gene encoding uncharacterized protein LOC127804874, which translates into the protein MRSAMAPKIQAPLLVCLLLLISLLSSGIAEGLNHKVNPYSLHKDHIQMNARKLLVHDVLDYDYTGPNPKHDPKKGRSGGGGRNP